CGTTATCAGGCGTTGTATTATTAGTAATAATAATAGTATCAGCATCTGGATCAAAGTCGTTAGCTAAGACCACAATATCCACAGGAGTACCTTCAGGCGTTGTTGCAGTATCAGCATTAGCAATAGGTGCTTCGTTTTCAGGACCACTTTCAGGTAAAACTTCGATGTATACAGTTGCGGTATCACAAGCTTGAGGATTACCATCATCACAGATTGTGTAAGTAAAAGTATCTTCGCCAGTAAAACCAGCATTAGGCGTATAGGTATAATTACCAGCAGCATCAATAGTTACCGAACCATTAGTTGGATTAGTATTAGCAGTTACTGTTTGAATATCACCTTCAAAATCTTCATCGTTAGTTAATACATTACCAGAGACCGCTTGTCCAACAAATGTATTGTTGATATCAGCGATAGCATCAGTAGTATTAGCAATACCACCAACTGTAAGGTATACAGTAGCTTGATCACAAGCTTGAGGCGTTCCGTTATCACAGATAGTATATACAAAAGAATCCGTTCCTACATAACCAGCATTAGGTGTATAAGTAAAGACACCAGTATTAGCATCGATAGTTACTGTTACCCCTTGAGCAGTAGTAACTGTAGTTGTAGTTACTGTTTGAGTGTTACCTTCGATATCATTATCATTTTCTAAAACATTACCAGTTAAAGGTGTTGTTGGTGTTGTATTGTAAGCGTCATCATTCGCATTAGTTGTGTTAGGTGTTCCATCTGGCTGCACAGTAACAGTTACAGTTGCAGTGTCACAAAGCGCAGGCGAAGCGTTATCACAAATAGTATATTCAAAAGTATCTTCACCAATAAACCCATCATTAGGTGTATAGGTAATAGTCCCATCAGTATTAACAGTAACGGTTCCGTTATCAGGCGTTGTATTATTAGTAATAATAATAGGATCAGCATCTGGATCAAAGTCGTTAGCTAAGACCACAATATCCACAGGAGTACCTTCAGGCGTTGTTGCAGTATCAGCATTAGCAATAGGTGCTTCGTTTTCAGGACCACTTTCAGGTAAAACTTCGATGTATACAGTTGCGGTATCACAAGCTTGAGGATTACCATCATCACAGATTGTGTAAGTAAAAGTATCTTCGCCAGTAAAACCAGCATTAGGCGTATAGGTATAATTACCAGCAGCATCAATAGTTACCGAACCATTAGTTGGATTAGTATTAGCAGTTACTGTTTGAATATCACCTTCAAAATCTTCATCGTTAGTTAATACATTACCAAAGACCGCTTGTCCAACAAATGTATTGTTGATATCAGCGATAGCGTCAGTACAGTTAGAAAGAATTTCTGCAGATAAAGTAGTAGAACATTCATTAGCGTCTAATACTATAATAGAATAATTACCAGCTGCTAAATCATTTATCGTAGCGTTTGATGTATATGTTGTACCACCATCAATGGAGTATGTATAAGGTAAAGAACCTCCAGAAACAGCAATATTTATAGTACCTGTGGCTTCTGTTGAACATAAAATATTAGTTACAGAATCAATTGATGCAGTTAAGACAGGTTGGTTTACAGTGATAACTTGAGTATGAGATGTTGTCAAGTCACAAGCATCTGTAGCAATCCATTCTCTTGTTATTGTTTGGTTACCAGTACAAATGTCTCCAACAATTTCTTCATTAAATGTAACTATGGCATCACCACAATTATCAGTCGCTGTTAAAATAGGAGCATCAGGAATATTATCTCCATCTACTGTTGTATTAGTTGGTAAAGTCTCGACAAAAGTTGGAGGAGTAGTATCTTGAACATTTATTGTTAATGTTCTGATAGTTTCATTTCCACAATCATCAGTTGCTGTCCAAGTTCTTTCTAAAGTGTAAGTGTTTGGACAATCACCATCAGTTCTTATTTCGTTAAAAGTTACTGTTGCATTACTACAACTATCAGTAGCAGTAAGTACTTCAGGATCTTCTAAATCACTACATTCCAGCGTTATTTCATCAGTTATTGTACTTGGGTTAGTGTAATTTGAAATACAAGCAAACTCTATATTATGTTGTCTTAAATTACCTGAAACATTAGCTTTTCTGGCTACAATTCCTACTCTAAATCTAAATGAGGTTGTATTTGTGTTTCTAGTAGTAATATTAGCTTGCGGATATATATTAGTTACACCTGTATATTCAGTTGTTCCTGCTGTTGCCACAATCCAAGGACCTTCTTCAGTAATAGTTAAATCTGTTGGATCATTTACGGTATAACTATTTGTAAATTGTGTCCAGTTTACTTCTCCAAAATTTGCATTTCCATCAATATCACTAAAAGTCGTATAAAATTCTGGTAAAGGTGTTGGTTGATTATTTGTATTATCAATAAAATCTATTTGATATTCAGTGTAAGCTCTATCACCAATATTAGTTAAATTAAATGCTGTTTGAGGTCTAAAAGAGTCTACACTACCATTACCATTATCATCCAATAAAGGTACTGTTGTATTTATAGTAGCAAGTATTGTTACTACAGCATCCACACCTGGAGATACATTAGTAAACCTAAATTTTTCACCTTGTAAAAAGGTGTTATTATTACCATCTCCTAAAACTTCTGTATAATTTGCAAAACTTAAAACCGGAACATCAATGCAAGAAGGTTGATCGTTATTAGTATCATTAGGAAATCCGTCAAAAGTTGGACCAACAGTATCTTCTATTGTGAAAGTAGCTGTCGTTGAAGATGAATTTCCACAAACGTCAGAAGCAGTAAAAGTAACTGTAGTAGATCCTGTTACACCACAATCATTGCTTAAGTTACTATAATTATTTGACCATGTTACAGCACTACAATTATCTGTAGCAGTAGCACTACCATTGGTAGCTAACCAATTATTAAATGCAGCTTGACTATTTTGATCACATTGTACTGTAAAGTCAAAAGCATTTGTATCTATAACTGGAGCTGTAGTATCTTTAACTGTAATTATTTGAACATAATTATCAATTGTACGTCCACAAGAATCAGTAAAATTCCAAGTGTTTGTGTAAGTACCTAAAGTTGGACAATTATTAGAAGGAACAAAAGTACCCGAAGTTTTGATTGGTGTTAAACCAGGACACGAGGATACAGGTGCTAAAGCTTGCGCATTGCTTAATGCTGTTGGATTGTTACATTCTATTTCTCTATCTAAAGCAGATGTAGCTGTTACCCATGTTGCTGGTGCAGGTGCATTGATGGTTACAAGTGTATTTAAAGTATTACCAACACCACATCCATTAATTCCGTTGTGACTGCCACTAGAAATATTTTTAGGATTTATTTGTCCGATATAAGTGGCTACTAAATTAGAATCAAATGTACCAGAACAATTATTTTGTAAATAATAACAATTATCGTTAACAGACAAATTATAACTTAAACTTATAGATTGACTTGCTTCCAAAACACCATTTGGAACCATAAAAGTTAAAGTTCTAGTGGTATTATTGTAAGTGTAAGTTATACCAGATGATAAACCAGTTATTGGAAGATTAAGTTCAGCTCCATTAGGTATAACTGTGGTTAATGATACACCATTAGCATTATCATTTCCAACATTAGTTACATTTGCTGTGTAGGTGATTGTTTGTGGACTATTTGTTGGTGTAATTAAAGTTGGTGTTGCTGTAAAAATTGTCTGTAATTCTGGTTGATATATTTCAACAGAAAAACCTAAAACAAATAAGCCATAGGTTTCTTGATTAGACGTTAATCTAAGTGTAGTAGAGGTTTGGTTATTAGTTAATAACGAATTACCAGGGTTATTTAAAGGGAAAACAGCAGCGTCAAAACCTAAAGTATTTGTGCTCGCTGGATTTCTGTCAGTAAAATTATTTGCTCCATTACTTGGTCCTACAGTAATCCTACTATTAAAAAAGTTGTTAGCGTCTCTTAATGGTGCAGATATATCAACAAATGTATTTGATGAATTTAATATTTGTAATCGGTCTCCTGTCAAAGATCTATCTCCTTCAAGTGCTCCAATAACAATGTCAGATTGTACAATTCCATTTGGTACTGTTTGAAAACCAGAAATATTAATATCAAAATTGTTTTGAGTACTAGTAACATTAGCGTAACCATCAAAAAGCGTTATGTTTCTAGCTTTTAATTTATCACTTTTATAGACCATTATTACCTGCCATCCACCAGATGTACCAGTGTTGGTGTTTTCATGTGATACTAAAAATCCAGTTTTAGCCTCTACATTGGCAACCTGATATTTACCAAAAGGGTTTCCTAAATTTTTAACACTATTAGTTATGTCCTTAACGCATACATAAGGATCATTATTTAAATGTGGATTTTGATTTTTACCTCTATATATTACCTCGTCTGCATTTATAGTAGTATATGTGGTTTGACCTGGAAGCATCAATTTTACATTGTTATAATTCCAGTTAGGTTGATTTTCGGTTTCTATTCCAGCAACGTCAATACCTTTATCTGCTGCTGCCCAATACAATAGAACTTTGTCAATTACTAAACAACTGTCGTTTGGATATGGATTGGTTAAATTGGCACTACTAGAATTAAAAGTACTAGCATCACTATCAATGTCAACATAAACGTTGTCCACAAAATCATGATTGTCCTGCTCTCCATTATAACTTCCTGTGGTCGTTCTAGACAACATGTTGTTTCCTACCATTTTTACATCTCCATTAATAGAGGCACTGTAACGAGGTGTAAAGACTTTTTTTACTTGAGCTTGCAGACTAAAGCTAATTAAAAGGACTCCTAAAATTAGTAACCTTTTTGTGTAATTTGTTTTCAATATATTCAAAACTTAATAGTTTAATACTCTATTTTTAATATAAATTTATTGCAAGAAAATAGTGGCCAATAGCTTACTATTGGCGCAAAGGTTAAATAGAGAATCTTTTGTTCTCATAGTATAAACTTATTTTACTGCGTTAAATTTTATATTTTTAACTATTCATAAAAGCTAAAAAAATGCTACAGTTTAAGGGAGGTTTATCAAAAATGATAATTGTAGGTTTTTTTTATTTACTCTATATTCAGGGATCAAAATTAATTAATAGCATAACAAAAGAAGCACGATTTACACATCAAATCAAATAAATATGTTATAGCACCTATAAAACCGATAAATGGTATTTTAAAAAACAATAAACGAATATTAAAGCACTTAAACGATAGTCATGAGTAAAATTATACAATTTATTAGACATGCCAAATCTTCTTGGAAATTTAATGTGTCAGATCACGATAGGCCATTAAAAAAAAGAGGTGTTAAAGATGCTAATTTGGTTGCTAATCACTTAAAAACTAATTTCATAAAGCCTAACTTAATTTTAAGTAGCACAGCAAACAGAGCAAAATTAACAGCATTGCTTTTCGTCGATGTTTTGGATTTAAAAAACATACAATTTCAGCAAAAAAATGCACTTTATGATTTTTCTGGAGACTCAGTTTTAGAGGTCATAACTAACTGTAATGATAACGTTAATGTTTTGATGATTTTTGGGCATAATCATGCCTTGACAAATTTATGTAATTCTCTAGGTAATACAAGTATTGACAACGTTACAACCTCAGGTTTTGTGCAAATAGAATTTGATCAAAATTCATGGAAAAACATAAAAAATGGTAACACTACAAAAATTGTCTTCCCAAAACATTTAAAATAGACAATCTAATTAGATATATTTGTAGTAAATTTTGCTGTAAATGACTAACCATATTATTGATAATAAATACATAAACAGAGAGTTAAGTTGGCTACAATTTAACCATCGTGTTTTACAAGAAGCTGCTGACGAGTCTGTACCTTTGATTGAAAGACTTCGTTTTTTAGGAATTTTTTCTAATAATCTAGACGAATTTTTCAAGGTTAGATACGCAACCGTTAAACGTATCGATTACGCTGGTAGAGCTGGTAAAAGCCAGCTTGGTGGAATAAAAGCTTCTGAGTTGTTGGAGATTATTACCAACATAGTTATAAAGCATCAAACCGAAAGTTTAAAGATTTTAAGTGATATTCAAAAAAAGTTAGAAGCAGAGAATATTTTCATTTTAAGAGAATCTAAAATCACAAAAGCTCAAAAGCAATATCTTAGAAAGTACTTTTTAGAAAAAGTTAGCCCAGCTCTTGTTACCATTGTTTTAAATACCGAAATCAAGTTACCTAATCTTAAAGATAGTGCAGCTTATCTAGCGGTAAATATGCATTTAAAAGATGGAGAAAATCAATACGCTTTAATAGAAATATCTAAAAATATGGATCGATTTATCGTGTTGCCAAAAGTTGGCGATACTGATAATATAATCATGTTAGATGATTTACTTAGACTATTTTTAAACGATATTTTTAACATCTTCGAGTATAACAAAATTACTGCTCATATGATTAAAATCACTAGAGATGCCGAATTAGATTTGGATAGTGATTTAACTAAAAGTTATATGGAAAAAATCAGTGATGGTGTAAAAGAAAGACAAGAAGGTGAGCCAGTACGATTTGTCTACGATAAAACCATTGATAAAAAAACTTTAGACTTTTTAATGGACAAAATGGGTATTGATAATACAGATAGTATTATTCCAGGAGGTCGTTACCATAATCGTAGAGATTATATGGACTTTCCTAGCTTAGGACGTACCAACTTATTGTACGATAAAATAGTCCCATTACCAGTAAAAGGTTTAAGTCTAGAAGGTAGTATTTTTGAAACGATTGCTAAAAAAGACTATTTACAATACGCACCTTATCATACGTTTTCATACGTAGTAAAATTTTTAAGAGAAGCAGCTTTAGATCCTCAGGTTAAAGCTATTAAGATTACTATTTACAGATTAGCTCAAATTTCTCATGTAGCCAGTTCCTTAATAAATGCTGCCAAAAACGGTAAAAAAGTAATGGTCTCTATGGAGATTCAAGCACGTTTTGACGAAGAAGCTAATATCGCTTACGCGGAACAAATGCAGCGTGAAGGTGTACAATTAATATTTGGAGTACAAGGTCTTAAAGTGCATAGTAAAATGTGTATTATTGAAAGGGAAGAGGACAAAAAAATAAAGCGATATGGTTTTATAAGCACTGGTAACTTTAACGAGTCTACAGCCAAAATATATACAGACTATACTTTATTTACTGCTAACCAAAGAATACTTAAAGACGTCAATAAAGTGTTTAACTTTTTTGAAGTTAATTATAAAATTTACAGATTTAAACATATAATTACATCACCTCATTACACAAAAAATAAGTTTTTTAATCTTATAGATAGAGAGATTAATAATGTTAAAGAAGGTAAACCTGGTTATATAAAACTTAAAATGAATAGTATATCTAACTATCCAATGATAGATAAACTATACGAAGCAAGTCAAGCAGGAGTTAAAATACAAATGATAGTTCGTGGAATTTGTTGTTTAGTGCCAGGCGTAAAAGGTATAAGTGAAAACATAGAAGTAATAAGTATAGTCGATAAATTTTTAGAGCACACAAGACTTTACGTTTTTTGCAATAATAACAACCCTTTGGTTTATATCTCTTCTGCAGATTTTATGACCAGAAATATCGAGAACAGGGTAGAAGTAAGCTGTCCTATTTATGATAAAGATATAAAAGAAGAATTGATTGATACGTTTCATATTTGTTGGAATGATAATGTTAAAGCTCGGATATTAAATAAAGCACAAAACAATACCTACAAGCGTAACGATAAACCACAGTACAGAAGTCAATTTGAAGCTTACAATTATTTAAAAAATAAATTAGATGCTTAAAATCCAAAAATACGCAGCTATAGACATTGGATCCAATGCTGTTAGATTATTAATATCTAATATTGTTGAAGAAAAAGGTAGTGATACAAGATTTAAAAAAAGTTCGTTAGTAAGGGTTCCAGTGCGTTTAGGTGCAGATGTTTTTATAAATGAAGAAATATCGGAAAACAATGTACATCGTATGCTACAAACCATGCAAGCTTTTAAATTACTTATGGAAACCCATGGTGTAGTAAAATATAAAGCGTGTGCAACTTCTGCAATGCGTGAAGCAAATAATGGTAAAGATGTTGCAAAATTAATTAAGAAAAAAACAGGAATTCAGATTGATATTATTGAAGGTGAAGAAGAAGCAGCTATTATAGCAGCTACAGATTTACAATCGTATATTGATGTAAATAAAAACTATTTATATGTAGATGTAGGAGGTGGTAGCACTGAATTTTCTGTGATTGTCAAAGGTGAAAAAATAGCCTCTAAATCATTTAAGATAGGTACTGTTAGACTACTTAATGATATGGTTAAAAAGGAAGCTTGGATTGAGTTAGAACAATGGATAAAGCAACAAACCACAACTTATGATAAAATTGAGGTTATTGGTTCTGGTGGTAACATTAATAAAATATTTAAAGTGTCTGGAAAAGCTATGGGCAAACCGTTGTCTTACTTTTATTTGACGTCTTACTACAATATGTTACAAACGTATTCATATGAAGAGCGTATCTCTATATTAGATTTAAATCAAGATAGAGCAGACGTTATTATTCCTGCTACACGTATATATTTGTCTGCCATGAAGTGGAGTGGAGCAAAAGATATTTATGTACCAAAAATAGGTTTGGCAGACGGAATCATAAAAAGTATGTATAATGATACCGTTTCTAGCCATACAAAGTTAAAATAATACACTTTATCTATTTATTACTTTCTATTACTTAAAAAAAAATTATATTTACTTTTACAAAACTTAACTCAAAAAAACCAACTAAATTTTTCAAAATATGAAAAAAACTATTTTACTATTAACGTTTGTATTAGCTTCTTTTTACGGATTTTCTCAAGACGCTTTGTATGGTGTAAGAGCTGGATACAATATTTCTAATTTAGATTTTGATCCTGAAGTACCAACAGGTGTAGAAAATGCACATAGAAATGGATTTTTTATCGGATTTTTTGGAGAGTATAGTCTTTCTGACTCTTTTTCTTTTGCACCAGAAATTCAGTTTTCTGCCGAAGGAGCAAAAGATCAAGAATTACGTATTAACTACATTCAAGTACCATTATTTTTTAAATATAAGATAGGTAATAAATTAGCAATAGGTGTAGGTCCTCAAGCTAGTTTAAAAGGTCATTCTTATGAGGATGGATTACAAAATTTAGGTTTTTCTGCTTTAGGAGGATTAGAGTATATGATTTCTGACGAGTTTTTTATTGACTTCAGATATTCTTATGGATTAACAAATGTTATTGATGATAACGTTATTGATTTAGAAGCAAAAAATACAAATATTCAAATAGGTTTAGGAGTAAAATTCTAAAAACTATATTTACTATAAAAAAAAAGCCAATTCTATTAGAATTGGCTTTTTTTTATAGCTCTAGTTTAACCATGTATGGTTTCTTTTTTACTTAAATTAACCATGATTTCAGCTTCATATTCTAGTAAATCATTCCACTTTTTATCGACTTCTTTGCGGTCTCCATATTGTCTCGCAAAACCTAAAAACATAGTATAGTGATTAGCTTCACTTACCATTAATTTTCGGTAAAATTCTGCTAAAGTTTTATCTTCCAATTCTTCAGATAACAATCTAAAGCGTTCACAACTTCTGGCTTCTATTAAAGCAGCATAAAGTAACCTGTGGACTAATTGTGTTGTTCTACTTCCTCCTTTAGGAAAAAAGGTTATCAGTTGTAAAACATAGTCATCTTTGCGGTCACGACCTAAAACCCATCCGTTTTTAAGTATTAAATCATGGACCATTTTAAAATGGCTAATCTCTTCTTTAACTAAAGCTACCATTTCTTGTACTAATTCTGTATATTCCGGAAAACTAACAATTAATGAGATAGCAGTACTCGTTGCTTTTTGTTCGCAATATGCATGATCCGTTAAAATGTCTTCAATGTTTTTTTCTACTATATTAACCCATCTTGGATCGGTTGGTAATTTTAGTCCTAGCATAATTTTGTTAGTTGTTAACTCTTTCTTTCTATGGTATAATCGCCAAGTGTATTAATTGCTATGCTGTAAGTATTACAATCCTTAGTGTTTGGTATGCATTGGGAAGCAATTAAATGTAAAGTGTTAGTTTGTAAAGATTTTAATTGGTCAACATAAATTTCAGTATTAACGTAGCCCATACTATTTTCTAATAAAAATTGTTCATTAATATTATTTTTGAAAATAATTTTATCATTTTTAAAAACTTCAATTTCTGAAATTACTTCTCTGAAATAGTGTTTAGACTTTATGACGTTTTCTGAGGTATAACCCAATACAGAATGATCCATATCTGTATAATTTTTAATTTTAACCCTAAAGCCATTACTTAAAATGGTATCAGTGGTGGATTCTGTATACGCTTCTGGGAAAAAAGTTGCTTGTGTCTTAAAAGATTGTAGCATGTTACTTTCAGTAAGTAATTGTGTCTTAGATTTTTTAACACGATCACGTCCATCACAACTTAAAAATGCGACAATTACAACAAGTAATATTACTGCTAATTTATTCATGATTAAACATCTAAGTCAAAAGTTGTACGTAGCAGCTCTAAGTTAGGGTTTTTTTCTTTAAGCTTTTCATATTTTTCAATAGGTGTATAAGCGTATTTAGTATCCAACTCTTCATTAACGGTTATATCCAAAGCAATGTCGTAGTTTTTTAAGTTTTTTCTTAAATAGGACATCAAGTCAAAGGATTGTCTTTCGACTTCAACTTTATTTGTAGCGTTTGGAAACGTCAATTTAATTGAAAATCCGTCTTCTGCCAACGTTGGTTTATCAATGGATAGGATAGAGGCTAAATTAAATTTACCTTCTTTTTCTATTTGATGTACAAAAGCATTCCAAACTTCAGTTAATTCATCTTGATTAAAAGGTTCTCTTGGTAAATTTTCCTCATCAACTACAACATCTAATTGTTTTATTTGATGTTCTTTTTTAGCTCTAATACTTTTTAAGGATAAACCTGAAGTTCTTTTTTTACTAGAAGCAATACCATTTTCCAAGACAATTTTAGGTTTGGTTGGTTCTGCTTGCTTTTGTAATTCAGGATTAACTTTTGTATTGTTTTGTTGAGATACAGATGTATTTTCAACATGAACCGGTTTTACAACCTTAATAGGTTTAATTCCTATTTTTTTAAAGTATGAAGGTGGTATTATGAACCGACTGCTATTTTTTTTTTCTCCATCAAAAGTGATAGAGGCAAGTTGCATTAGTGTTAGTTCAACCAACAGTCGTTGGTTTTTACTGCTTTTATATTTTAAGTCGCAGTCATTAGCTAGATTAATACCTTTTATTAAAAAGTCTTGTTCTGCTTTTTTAGATTGCTCTAAATATTTATTTTTAGTATCATCTCCAACTTCAAGTAACTCAATAGTTGTTGGGTTTTTGCAAACTAGTAAATCTCTAAAGTGAGAGGCTAAACCTGCTATGTAGTGATGTCCATCAAAACCTTTTGCCAGCGTTTTATTAAATTGGATTAATAGTTCTGGAATTTTGTTTTCTAAGATGTAATCTGTACTTTCAAAATAGGTTTCGTAGTCTAAAACATTTAAATTTTCTGTAACCGATTGTCGTGTCAGGTCTTTACCAGAAAAACTTACAACTCTATCAAAAATAGATAAAGCATCACGCATAGCTCCATCCGCTTTTTGAGCGATAATATGTAAAGCATCATCTTCAGCATTTATACCTTGCTCTTCAGCGATGTATTTTAAATAATTTTTAGCATCCTTAACAGTTATACGTTTGAAATCAAAAATTTGACAACGAGATAGTATCGTTGGTATAATTTTATGTTTTTCTGTAGTTGCTAAAATAAAAATACAATGTTTTGGTGGCTCTTCTAATGTTTTTAAAAAAGCATTAAAAGCAGCTTGAGATAACATGTGGACCTCGTCAATAATATAGACTTTATATTTTCCAACTTGTGGCGGAATCCTAACTTGGTCTGTTAAGTTTCTGATATCGTCTACCGAGTTGTTTGAGGCAGCATCTAATTCAAAAATATTAAATGCATAGTCTTCTTCACCTGTTTCGTTACCATCACTATTAATCATTTTAGCCAAAATACGTGCACAACTTGTTTTTCCAACACCTCTTGGTCCTGTAAAAAGTAGCGCTTGTGCTAAATGATTATTTTCAATAGCATTAAGTAAAGTATTAGTAATAGCAGTTTGACCTACAACATCCTTAAAGGTTTGTGGTCTGTATTTTCTTGCTGATACTACAAAATGCTCCATGACTAATTATTGAACAACAAATTTAAAAAATAGCAGGTTAATTAGGAAGTCTTAGCCTTGATTTTATTTATAGTTATCAACAAATTTAAAATACAGGTAATGGTTAAAAGTATTTGAAGTTTCTAGCTTTAAAAATGTTTAGTTTGTTGTAATTTTGCAGCAGTAAATCGCCTTATCGCTTTAAATTTATTTTAAAGAGGAAAGTCCGGACACCATAGTGTAATCATAGTGGCTAACAGCCATCCATCGAAAGGTGAGGAAAAGTGCAACAGAAAGTATGTACAGGTCATGCTGTAGTGAAACCAGGTAAACTCTATGAGGTGCAATACCATGTATACTAACGTTTGAGCGTGCACGCGCGATTGTTAGAGGGTAGGTAGCTAAAGCGTGTTGGTAACAACAAGCTCAGATAAATGATAAGGGCTCTTTAGGGAGTACAAAATCCGGCTTATAGATTTACTTATTTATAAAAAAAAACCATCTATTATAGATGGTTTTTTTGTTTATTCTTCTTCGTCTGACGCTTCATTCTCAAAAAAGCTAAATACATTTCCGCCATAACTTTTGGAACGTACAAACTGCTTTAAGTTTGATAAGTCTGTATGCTTGGAATGCTCTATTATTAATAATCCTTCAGACTCTAAAAGGTTATTTTCAAATACAAGCTCTGGTATTTTAGAAAAGGCTTCTTCTGTAAAGTCGTATGGTGGATCTGCAAAAATGATTGTATGTTGCTGTTTTGTTTTTTCTAAAAACTTAAAAACATCGCTTTTAATGGTTTGTATATCCATTTCAAAACTTTCAGCAGTTTCATTAATAAATTTTATACAGCCATAATCTTGATCTACACACAAAATTTCTTGTGTACCTCTAGAAGCAAACTCATAACTTATGTTACCTGTTCCTGCAAATAAGTCTAATACAGAAACATCATCAAAATAAAATTGATTATTAAGTATATTAAACAAAGCTTCCTTAGCCATATCTGTTGTAGGCCTTACAGGTAGCTTTTTAGGTGCTGTAATTCTTCGTCCTTTAAATTGTCCTGATACAATGCGCATTATAAGCTTTTTAGTAAGGTGAAATATGAGTAATTTGTTGTTGGTGTCTTTGTAAAATTATAGGTATCCATTCTGTTTCCAAAAGATACGTTTCGGATGTATTTATAAGTGATGTTATATACATCATCTTCTTTATTAATTAATCCTAGTAAAACTAATTGTAGCGTTTCTGG
The genomic region above belongs to Olleya sp. Hel_I_94 and contains:
- a CDS encoding SixA phosphatase family protein, with protein sequence MSKIIQFIRHAKSSWKFNVSDHDRPLKKRGVKDANLVANHLKTNFIKPNLILSSTANRAKLTALLFVDVLDLKNIQFQQKNALYDFSGDSVLEVITNCNDNVNVLMIFGHNHALTNLCNSLGNTSIDNVTTSGFVQIEFDQNSWKNIKNGNTTKIVFPKHLK
- the ppk1 gene encoding polyphosphate kinase 1 encodes the protein MTNHIIDNKYINRELSWLQFNHRVLQEAADESVPLIERLRFLGIFSNNLDEFFKVRYATVKRIDYAGRAGKSQLGGIKASELLEIITNIVIKHQTESLKILSDIQKKLEAENIFILRESKITKAQKQYLRKYFLEKVSPALVTIVLNTEIKLPNLKDSAAYLAVNMHLKDGENQYALIEISKNMDRFIVLPKVGDTDNIIMLDDLLRLFLNDIFNIFEYNKITAHMIKITRDAELDLDSDLTKSYMEKISDGVKERQEGEPVRFVYDKTIDKKTLDFLMDKMGIDNTDSIIPGGRYHNRRDYMDFPSLGRTNLLYDKIVPLPVKGLSLEGSIFETIAKKDYLQYAPYHTFSYVVKFLREAALDPQVKAIKITIYRLAQISHVASSLINAAKNGKKVMVSMEIQARFDEEANIAYAEQMQREGVQLIFGVQGLKVHSKMCIIEREEDKKIKRYGFISTGNFNESTAKIYTDYTLFTANQRILKDVNKVFNFFEVNYKIYRFKHIITSPHYTKNKFFNLIDREINNVKEGKPGYIKLKMNSISNYPMIDKLYEASQAGVKIQMIVRGICCLVPGVKGISENIEVISIVDKFLEHTRLYVFCNNNNPLVYISSADFMTRNIENRVEVSCPIYDKDIKEELIDTFHICWNDNVKARILNKAQNNTYKRNDKPQYRSQFEAYNYLKNKLDA
- a CDS encoding Ppx/GppA phosphatase family protein; the protein is MLKIQKYAAIDIGSNAVRLLISNIVEEKGSDTRFKKSSLVRVPVRLGADVFINEEISENNVHRMLQTMQAFKLLMETHGVVKYKACATSAMREANNGKDVAKLIKKKTGIQIDIIEGEEEAAIIAATDLQSYIDVNKNYLYVDVGGGSTEFSVIVKGEKIASKSFKIGTVRLLNDMVKKEAWIELEQWIKQQTTTYDKIEVIGSGGNINKIFKVSGKAMGKPLSYFYLTSYYNMLQTYSYEERISILDLNQDRADVIIPATRIYLSAMKWSGAKDIYVPKIGLADGIIKSMYNDTVSSHTKLK
- a CDS encoding porin family protein, coding for MKKTILLLTFVLASFYGFSQDALYGVRAGYNISNLDFDPEVPTGVENAHRNGFFIGFFGEYSLSDSFSFAPEIQFSAEGAKDQELRINYIQVPLFFKYKIGNKLAIGVGPQASLKGHSYEDGLQNLGFSALGGLEYMISDEFFIDFRYSYGLTNVIDDNVIDLEAKNTNIQIGLGVKF
- a CDS encoding tRNA-(ms[2]io[6]A)-hydroxylase, with the protein product MLGLKLPTDPRWVNIVEKNIEDILTDHAYCEQKATSTAISLIVSFPEYTELVQEMVALVKEEISHFKMVHDLILKNGWVLGRDRKDDYVLQLITFFPKGGSRTTQLVHRLLYAALIEARSCERFRLLSEELEDKTLAEFYRKLMVSEANHYTMFLGFARQYGDRKEVDKKWNDLLEYEAEIMVNLSKKETIHG
- the dnaX gene encoding DNA polymerase III subunit gamma/tau, with translation MEHFVVSARKYRPQTFKDVVGQTAITNTLLNAIENNHLAQALLFTGPRGVGKTSCARILAKMINSDGNETGEEDYAFNIFELDAASNNSVDDIRNLTDQVRIPPQVGKYKVYIIDEVHMLSQAAFNAFLKTLEEPPKHCIFILATTEKHKIIPTILSRCQIFDFKRITVKDAKNYLKYIAEEQGINAEDDALHIIAQKADGAMRDALSIFDRVVSFSGKDLTRQSVTENLNVLDYETYFESTDYILENKIPELLIQFNKTLAKGFDGHHYIAGLASHFRDLLVCKNPTTIELLEVGDDTKNKYLEQSKKAEQDFLIKGINLANDCDLKYKSSKNQRLLVELTLMQLASITFDGEKKNSSRFIIPPSYFKKIGIKPIKVVKPVHVENTSVSQQNNTKVNPELQKQAEPTKPKIVLENGIASSKKRTSGLSLKSIRAKKEHQIKQLDVVVDEENLPREPFNQDELTEVWNAFVHQIEKEGKFNLASILSIDKPTLAEDGFSIKLTFPNATNKVEVERQSFDLMSYLRKNLKNYDIALDITVNEELDTKYAYTPIEKYEKLKEKNPNLELLRTTFDLDV